The DNA region GCCTACTTCCTCCACGCCGACTCCGAAGGCGCGGAAGGACTGGAAGCGGCGGAAGGACCGGAAGGGACGGAAGGCGTCGAGTGGGACACGGCCGCGGACGGGTACCGGCTGCCCACCGAGGCGGAGTGGGAGCACGCCTGCCGCGCCGGTACGACCGGGCCGCGTTACGGGCCGCTCGACGACATCGCCTGGTACCGCGGCAACTCGGACGAGCGCATCCACGACGTGGGCGGCAAGCAGCCCAACCCATGGGGCCTGCACGACATGCTCGGCAACGTCTGGGACTGGTGCTGGGACGTCTACGACGCCGAGGTCTACGGAACCTACCGGGTCCTGCGCGGCGGTGGCTGGTTCGACGAGCACTGGAGCTGCCGAGCCTCCGCACGGCGCCGCAGCCACCCGAGCTACCAGGTCGACGACGTGGGGTTCCGCGTCGCGCGCTCCGCCACGCCCTGATCCGCCCCCGGGGACGGGGAGTTGGCGGGGCGGCGGCGAACTCCCAGCTCAACATGCCCTCCACGCCTGGGCGACCGCACCTCACACAACGTTCACATTTGTTGACGCAGCGCATTGGGTTGCACCAAGATCTTCAACGGATCAGTGATCGCGCCCTCGGTGAGGAGCGCGAACTCCCCCATGCCCCGCCCGTGTTGACCGCGGCCCGCCAGGCCGCGCCGCCACCGGCAGCCGGGGCCTCCCCCACACCTTTCACCTCAAGGAGCCTGTCTTGTTGCGCCACAATTCCGCGCTGCGCGCCGTCGCACCCGCCGCCGTCCTCGCGCTCACCCTCAGCGCGTGCGGCGGTGGCAACGACGCCGGCACGGACGCGAAGAAGCCCTCCCGGCCCAAGGCCGCCGCACCGCAGGCCAAGGCCGAGTCCGGGGGCGAACTGGCCACCGGCGAGAGCGCCACGGGCAAGGTCGAGGAGGAGGACGGAAAGGTCACGTACGAGATCACCGCCCAGAAGGTCGACCTCGGCACGGAGGCCGAGGCCGCCAAGCTGGTCCAGGACAAGGCCGACGCCAAGGGCCTGGCCCTCGCCGTCGCCCATGTGAAGTACACCCACAAGGCCGGCCCGGCCCTCACGAGCGACTCCGACGCGGGCGACGGCACCACCATCTGGGCCGACGGCCGCCGCGGCACCCTCCTCCTCGGCTCCGCCGACGACGCCCCCGGCTGCGAGGACCCGTACGACGTCACGGCCTGGAAGTCCGGCGAGAGCCACGTCTTCTGCGAGTCGTACCTGGTCCCCTCGAACGCCAAGTCCATCGAGGTCCACTGGTCGGAGGAGGACGGCGAGCCCTACATCTGGAAGTTCCCCAACAAGTAGGCGGAACGCCCGCGGCATGGCTACACCGGCCCCCGAGCGGGAAAAGGAGGGTCAACAGCCGCACGGGGGTGGTGTCATGGCGTGGCGCGCGGGGTGGTTCGCGTCGGTGGGGGCCGGGGTGGTGCGCTTGGTGGCGGCCGTGGCCCGGCCGGTGCTCGTGGCGGTTCTCGGGCCGCCCGGTGCTGCCGTCGCGGCGCCCGCGGGGGCCGTGGCGACATCGGGCGGGCAGGCGTTGGACCGGGTCGCGGCGCGGCAGCAGGCGTTACCCGGCCTGCTGAGGATCTCGCGGCGGGGGCGTGTACCGACCGTGGCCGACGCGCGGGATCCGATCTGGCTCGGTGTGCATCCGGCGCCGCCGGGCGGTGGTGGGGCGGCGGGTCTGAGCCGGGTGCCCGCGTTCATCGACCGGGACATGATGCCGCAGGTGGCGGCCGCGCTCAGTGCGGGTGAGGGGTTCGTCCTGCTGGTCGGTGAGTCGACGGCGGGCAAGTCGCGGCTCGCGTACGAAGTGATGCGCAAGCATTTCGCCAAGTACCGGCTCATCGTGCCCGACAGCCGGGAGTCGGCCGTTCCCCTGGTCGACCTCGTCGTACGGACGCGCAGGGCGGTGGTGTGGCTCGACGAACTGGACGTCTTCCTGGGGGTCGGCGGGCTGACCGCGGGTCATGTGCAGCGGATGCTGGGCTCGGAGGACTCCAGTGTGGTGATCCTGGCGACGATGAGCGCCCAGCAGCACGGCAAGTTCGGGGCCAGGTCGGGGGCCGACAACGAGCCCGGGTTCGATGTCCTGCGAAGCGGCCGTGAGGTGATCCGGCTGGCCACCACGGTGCGGGTCGACCGTACGTGGAGCGCGGCCGAGATCGCCCGCGCCGAGCGGCACGCCGAGGACCCCCGGATCAGGGCGGCGGTCAAGGGCGCCGGCCGGGACGGGCACGGGGTGGCCGAATACCTGGCCGCCGCCCCGCAGTTGCTGGACGAGTGGCACAACGCCTGGTCGCCCGGCACCCATCCGCGCGCCGCCGCGCTCGTGACGGCGGCCGCGGACGCCCGCCGCACGGGCTTCCACCAGCCGCTGCCGCAGGAGGTACTGCGCCGGTTGCACGAGGTGTATCTGGAGCGGCGCGGCGGGACCGCGCTGCGTCCGGAGCCCTGGGAGGAGGCACTGACCTGGGCGACCGAGCCCCTGCACGCCACCTCCAGCCTGCTGCTGCCCCATGACGGGGACCGCTTCCAGGCGTTCGACTACCTCCACCACACCCTCGACGAGCAGGTCCCGCCGCCGCGCATCCCCGACACCGTCTGGGAGACCCTCATCGGCCACGCGAACGCCACGGGAGCACTCGACATCGGCACTACCGCCTACCAGCGCGGAGACCTCTCGCACGCCATGGCCGCGTTCGAGAAGGCGGGCCTGGGCCGCGGACGACTGCCCCGCCAGTGGTACGCGACCTGCGTGGGAGAAGCCGGCAACCCCGCGCGGGCCGTCGAACTGTACGGGGAGCTGGTGACCGAGTCGACGGTTGAACTGGGCCCGGACGCCCGCGAGTCACTGGAGAACCGCAACGCCTACGCCCGGTACGTCGGCATGGCCGGCCGCCCCGCCGAAGCGGCGGACCTGCTGCGCGACGTCGTCGCCGACCGCGCACGCGTACTGGGTGCCGGCCACTCCCACACCCTCAACAGCCGCAACAACCTTGCCCTGTTCCTCGGCGAGTCCGGCCGGATCGGCCCGGCACTGGCCGAGTTCGAGGCGGTGCTCGCCGACCGCACCCGGCTGCTGGGCGCCGACCATCCGCACACCCTCAGCACCCGCTACGGGCGCGCCTATCTGCTGGGCGACGCGGGCCGCCCCGCGCTCGCCGCCCGGCTCTTCGAGAGCCTGGTCGCCGACCGCACCCGTACGCAGGGCCCGTACCACCCGTACACGCTCAACAACCGGCGCCACCATGCCCACTTCCTGGGGGAGGCCGGACACGCGGCGCAGGCGGCGGAACTGTTCGAGGAGCTGATCCAGGACTGCCTCCAGGTCCTCGACCCGGACCATCCCGACACCGTCGCGGCACGTCATGGGCACGCACGCTTCCTCGGCGAGTCCGGGGACCCCGCCAGGGCAGCGGCGCTGCTCACCGCGCTGCTGGCCGATGCGAACGGGGACGGCGCGCGGGACAGCGGAACGCACGGGTCCCGCAGCCCGGTCGCCCTGGTGTGGCGGCGCTACCGTGCCTTCTTCACCGGGGAGGCCGGTGATCCCGACCAGGCCGCGCGGCTGCTCGACGAGTTGCTCACCGACAGCCGAGCCGTGCTCGACGACGGCCACCCCCATCTGTTCGCGATCCGCGCCGCGCACGCCCGCAGCACGAGCCGCCGCGGCCGGACGCGGGAGGCCGTGGAGCTGTACGAGCGCCTCGTCGACGACTGCCGGCTGGTGCTGGGCGACGACCACCCGCACACGCTCGCCGCCCGCAGCGGTCACGCGCGCGGCCTGGGCGCCGTCGGCCGCGCCGCGGAGGCCGCCGACCTGCTGGAGATCCTCGTACAGGACCGCACCCGGATCCTCGGCGACGACCACCCCGCCACCCTGGGCAGCCGCAACGCCCACGCCCGTTGTGTCGGTGAGGCGGGCGACCGGGCTCGTGCCGCTCGGCTGCTGCGGCAGATACTCCAGGACCGTGTCAGGTACCTCGGCGAGGAGCACTCGTGGACCCTGCGCACCCGGCAGGAGCTCGCCGGATTCCAGTGAGCGGGAAGAACCGACACCCGTTCACCCTTTCGGGCGAGAGCCTCGGGCTGACAGACTCCGGAGGGTGCGCGACTTCGACTTGCTCGTCATCGGATCCGGCCCGGGCGGCCAGAAGGCCGCCATCGCCGCGGCCAAGCTCGGCCGCCGGGTCGCCGTCGTCGACCGCCCCGACATGGTCGGTGGGGTCTCCATCCATACCGGGACCATCCCCTCGAAAACTCTGCGCGAGGCGGTCCTCTATCTCACCGGTCTCACCCAGCGCGATCTCTACGGCCAGAGCTACCGCCTGAAGGAGGACATCACCGTCGCCGACCTGACCGCGCGCACCTCGCACGTGGTCAGCCGCGAGGTCGACGTCATCCGCAACCAGCTTTCCCGCAACCACGTCTCCCTCTTCGCCGGCACCGGCCGCTTCGTCGACGACCACACCGTCGCCCTGCGTGAAGTGACCGGCCACGACCGCATGTTGAGCGCCGACAACATCGTCATCGCCACCGGCACCCGCCCGGCCAGGCCCGCGACCGTCGAGTTCGACGAGCGGACGATCCTGGACTCCGACAACGTTCTCAACCTGGAGCAGGTACCGCGCTCCATGGTCATCGTCGGGGCAGGCGTGATCGGCATGGAGTACGCCTCCATGTTCGCCGCCCTCGGCAGCAAGATCACCGTGGTCGAACAGCGGCCCGGGATGCTCGACTTCTGCGACGTCGAGGTGATCGAGTCGCTCAAGTACCACCTGCGGGACCTCGCGGTCACGTTCCGCTTCGGCGAGACCGTCGCCGCGGTCGAAAAGCACCCCAAGGGCACGCTCACCATCCTGGAGAGCGGCAAGAAGATCCCCGCCGACTCGGTCATGTACTCCGCCGGCCGGCAGGGGCTCACCGACGAGCTCGACCTGGACAAGGCTGGGCTGTCCGCCGACCGGCGCGGGCGGATCACCGTCGACGAGCACTACCGCACCGAGGTGCCGCACATCTACGCCGTCGGCGACGTCATCGGCTTCCCGGCTCTGGCCGCGACCTCGATGGAGCAGGGGCGTACGGCGGCGTACCACGCGTGCGGCGAACCGGTGAACCGGATGCACGACCTCCAGCCCATCGGCATCTACACCATTCCTGAGATCAGTTTCATCGGGAAGACCGAGGATCAACTCACCGAGGACTGCGTGCCGTTCGAGGTGGGCATCTCCCGCTACCGCGAGCTGGCCCGGGGCCAGATCATCGGCGACTCGCACGGCATGCTCAAGCTGCTGGTCTCCCCGGAGGACCGGAAGCTGCTCGGCGTGCACTGCTTCGGCACGGGCGCCACCGAGCTCATCCACATCGGGCAGTCGGTGATGGGCTGCGGCGGAACCGTCGACTACCTGGTCGACGCCGTCTTCAACTACCCGACGCTCGCCGAGTCGTACAAGGTGGCCGCCCTGGACGCGACCAACAAGATCCGGCAGATCGACCGCCTCAGGGACTGACGCCCCTGCACGCGAAACCCGCTCACGGCGCTGGTGAGCCCCTGCTCACCAGCGCCCCGCAGATACCCGCACCGGACCTCCGCACCGGGCCTGCGTCGGCCGCAGGGGCCGAGAGCATAAGCTCGGCACGTGGCCAAGTACTTCGACGTTCATCCCGAAAATCCTCAGCAGCGGACGATCAGCCAGGTCGCCGACTCCATCCGCGCGGGCGCGCTCGTCGTGTACCCCACGGACTCCTGCTTCGCACTGGGCTGTCAGCTGGGCAGCCGTGACGGTATCGACCGGATCCGGTCGATCCGCCGGCTCGACGACCGGCACCACTTCACCCTCGTGTGCCAGAACTTCGCGCAGCTCGGGCAGTTCGTGCAGGTCGACAACGACGTGTTCCGCGCCATCAAGGCATCGACGCCCGGCAGCTACACGTTCATCCTGCCCGCGACCAGGGAGGTGCCGCGCAAGCTGCTCCACCCGAAGAAGAAGACGGTCGGGGTCCGTATCCCCGACCACGTGGTCGCCCAGGCCCTGCTCGCCGAACTCGGCGAACCGCTCCTGTCCAGCACCCTGCTCCTGCCCGACGAGGAGGAGCCGATGACCCAGGGCTGGGAGATCAAGGAACAGCTCGACCACGTCGTCGACGCGGTGATCGACTCCGGGGACTGCGGTACCGAGCCGACCACGGTCATCGACTTCTCCAGCGGCGAGGCCGAGATCGTGCGCAAGGGAGCGGGCGACACGGCACGGTTCGAGTGATACGCCGCTCGGCGGTGCGGCCCACGGTGGAGCCGCGCCGCACGTCGACGCGCGGCCGGGCCGGGAGCCGGGTGGGAGCAGCCGGGACACTTCGGCGGATGCCGAAGTGTCCGCCGCTTAGCGTCGGCTCCATGAACGTCTCCCGGCGCCTCGTCCGCCGTACTCTCCCTGCCGTCGAGCCGACCACGGGTGGCGATCACGCCGGGCAGGGCGCCGCGTGACACCGCTGGAAGGTCTCGCCGTGTTCGCCGCCGGGGTGGGCGCGGGCGGTATCAACACCGCGGTCGGTTCGGGGACGCTGATCACCTTTCCGGTGCTGCTCGCCACCGGGCTGCCGCCCGTCACCGCCACGGTCTCCAACGCGCTCGGGCTGATCCCCGGCAACATCAGCGGAGCCTTCGGCTACCGGGAGGAACTGCGCGGCCAGCGCCGGCGCATCCTGAAACTGGGCGTCGGCTCCCTGCTGGGAGGCCTGACGGGCGCCACGCTCCTGCTGGCCCTCCCGGCGACGGCGTTCGAGCGGATCGTGCCGGTCATGGTGGGGCTCGCCCTCGTTCTGGTCGCGTTCCAGCCCCTGATCGGCAAGTACCTGCGCGGCCGCCGCGCACGGACCGGCGTCCCGGCCCGCAAGGAGGGTGGTCCTCTGCTGTTCACCGGCATGACCCTCGCCAGCGTCTACGGCGGCTACTTCGCCGCCGCGCAGGGAATCATCTACGTGGCGGTGATGGGGACGCTCCTGGACGAGTCGCTGCAGCGACTCACCGCCGTCAAGAACGTCCTGGTCGCCGTCGTCAACACGGCCGCCGCGACGTTCTTCCTCTTCGTCGCGGACTTCGACTGGACGGCCGTCGCACTGATCGCCTGCGGTTCCGCGCTGGGCGGCCAGTTCGGAGCCAGGATCGGCCGCCGCTTCAGCCCCGCGGTCCTACGGGCCCTCATCGTGACGGTGGGCACCGTCGCGATCGTCCAACTCCTGCTCCGCTGAACCCGCGTGGAACCACTGCTCCGCCGGGCTCGTATGGAAGAGGTCCTCCGCACCGGTGCGGAGGACCTCTTCTTCCCATGCGGGCCCGGGTGGACTACTCGGCGGCGGACGCGTCCTTCCCGCTGAACGGCCCTTCCAGCGCCGCCCACTGCAACAGCATGATGGTCTTCGCGTCGGCGATCTCACCGGAGCGGATCATGGCCAGGGCCTGTCGGAAGGGCAGTTCGACGGTCTCGATGTCCTCGCCCTCCTCGTCGAGGCCGCCGCCCTCGTGGGTGCGGGTGGCCGGTCCGTACGAGGCGGCGTAGAAGGTCACGCGCTCGGTGACCGACCCCGGGCTCATATAGACGTCGAAGACCCGCTGGACGTCGCCGACCGTGTGGCCGGTCTCCTCGATGACCTCTCGTCGTACGGCGACCTCGGGGTGTTCGTCGTCCTCGTCCAGCAGCCCGCCAGGTGTCTCGACGAGCATCCCGTCCGGGTGGCCGTTGACGTACACGGGATAGCGGAACTGCCGGGTGAGCAGCACGGTTTCGCGGTCTTCGTCATAGAGCAGGATCGTGGCGCCGTTGCCGCGATCGTGGGTTTCGCGCTCCTGGGTGGACCAGGTGCCGTCGGCGTGCTGGAAGTCGAAGGTCGTGGTGCGCTCCACGTACCAGTGGCAGGACAGCAGTTTCACGTCCCGCACCTTGACCCGGTGGTTTCCCGTCAGGTCCAGGCCGACCCGGTCGAGTCCGGTGCGGCCCCTGCTGTCGGGGGTGTCGATGCCCGCGGTCATCGTGCGCCGGCCGGGGAGGAGGTGCGGGTGGTGCCGGAGGTGAACATGCAGGTGGAACAAGTGGTCATGCCCTGCTTCTACCATCCTGGTCCGGTCCGTGTCAGGCAGGTCAGGGACCGGTGGACTCGCCGGTGGTCAGCCGGACCACGTTCGACCGCTCGCCGTAGGTGAAGGCCCGGACCCGGTAGGACGCCTCCTTCTCGGTGGGCAGGGTGATCAGGCCCGTCGAATTGGTGTCGGGATCGAGGACCACGACGGGTTCGTGGGCCGAGCCCGTCCTCGTACGGGCCTCCAGCAGGAACCCCGCCTCGTCGGAGGCATGGTCCGTCCATGTGAAGAGGATGCCGTTCGCATGCTTGACCGTGGCCTTGAACCCGGTGGGGGCTCCCGCACCTGTGGAACGGAGCGGTCGGCCGGGGACCGTCCGCTCCGGATCCCTGCGAGCGGGCAGCCAGTCGTGGCTGGAGTTCTCGTCCGCCGCCGTCAGTTCCCCCTTCGGTAGAGTGACGGTCACCGGCTCCGAAGCAGGACCGCGAAAGGCGCGCAGCCGGTAGAAGAAGGTGGTGTTCGGGATCAGGTCGGGGTGCCGATAGCTCGTCACCCGAGGCGGCAGATACCGCAGGACGGTGTACGGTCCCGACTCCTCCGTCGCGAATTCGAGGACGTGGCCGGAGGCACCCGAACCGCCGCCCTGCCAGCGCAGATCGATGTCGGTGGGTGTGGTGCGCTCGCCACGAAGCACGACTCCCGAGGCGGCATCGGCCTTCCCCGCCACAGGGTGCCGGGCGGTCGCGGGACGACTGTCCGCCTCGCCCT from Streptomyces sp. NBC_00258 includes:
- a CDS encoding formylglycine-generating enzyme family protein codes for the protein MDTSTVNEMIAVPPGQVTLSDRRTQRSWQVQLAPYRLGAFPVTQALYAQVTGARPSSAEGDQLPVEGVSWWDAVRFCNALSRHEGFTPAYFLHADSEGAEGLEAAEGPEGTEGVEWDTAADGYRLPTEAEWEHACRAGTTGPRYGPLDDIAWYRGNSDERIHDVGGKQPNPWGLHDMLGNVWDWCWDVYDAEVYGTYRVLRGGGWFDEHWSCRASARRRSHPSYQVDDVGFRVARSATP
- a CDS encoding tetratricopeptide repeat-containing protein — its product is MAWRAGWFASVGAGVVRLVAAVARPVLVAVLGPPGAAVAAPAGAVATSGGQALDRVAARQQALPGLLRISRRGRVPTVADARDPIWLGVHPAPPGGGGAAGLSRVPAFIDRDMMPQVAAALSAGEGFVLLVGESTAGKSRLAYEVMRKHFAKYRLIVPDSRESAVPLVDLVVRTRRAVVWLDELDVFLGVGGLTAGHVQRMLGSEDSSVVILATMSAQQHGKFGARSGADNEPGFDVLRSGREVIRLATTVRVDRTWSAAEIARAERHAEDPRIRAAVKGAGRDGHGVAEYLAAAPQLLDEWHNAWSPGTHPRAAALVTAAADARRTGFHQPLPQEVLRRLHEVYLERRGGTALRPEPWEEALTWATEPLHATSSLLLPHDGDRFQAFDYLHHTLDEQVPPPRIPDTVWETLIGHANATGALDIGTTAYQRGDLSHAMAAFEKAGLGRGRLPRQWYATCVGEAGNPARAVELYGELVTESTVELGPDARESLENRNAYARYVGMAGRPAEAADLLRDVVADRARVLGAGHSHTLNSRNNLALFLGESGRIGPALAEFEAVLADRTRLLGADHPHTLSTRYGRAYLLGDAGRPALAARLFESLVADRTRTQGPYHPYTLNNRRHHAHFLGEAGHAAQAAELFEELIQDCLQVLDPDHPDTVAARHGHARFLGESGDPARAAALLTALLADANGDGARDSGTHGSRSPVALVWRRYRAFFTGEAGDPDQAARLLDELLTDSRAVLDDGHPHLFAIRAAHARSTSRRGRTREAVELYERLVDDCRLVLGDDHPHTLAARSGHARGLGAVGRAAEAADLLEILVQDRTRILGDDHPATLGSRNAHARCVGEAGDRARAARLLRQILQDRVRYLGEEHSWTLRTRQELAGFQ
- the sthA gene encoding Si-specific NAD(P)(+) transhydrogenase, which gives rise to MRDFDLLVIGSGPGGQKAAIAAAKLGRRVAVVDRPDMVGGVSIHTGTIPSKTLREAVLYLTGLTQRDLYGQSYRLKEDITVADLTARTSHVVSREVDVIRNQLSRNHVSLFAGTGRFVDDHTVALREVTGHDRMLSADNIVIATGTRPARPATVEFDERTILDSDNVLNLEQVPRSMVIVGAGVIGMEYASMFAALGSKITVVEQRPGMLDFCDVEVIESLKYHLRDLAVTFRFGETVAAVEKHPKGTLTILESGKKIPADSVMYSAGRQGLTDELDLDKAGLSADRRGRITVDEHYRTEVPHIYAVGDVIGFPALAATSMEQGRTAAYHACGEPVNRMHDLQPIGIYTIPEISFIGKTEDQLTEDCVPFEVGISRYRELARGQIIGDSHGMLKLLVSPEDRKLLGVHCFGTGATELIHIGQSVMGCGGTVDYLVDAVFNYPTLAESYKVAALDATNKIRQIDRLRD
- a CDS encoding L-threonylcarbamoyladenylate synthase — translated: MAKYFDVHPENPQQRTISQVADSIRAGALVVYPTDSCFALGCQLGSRDGIDRIRSIRRLDDRHHFTLVCQNFAQLGQFVQVDNDVFRAIKASTPGSYTFILPATREVPRKLLHPKKKTVGVRIPDHVVAQALLAELGEPLLSSTLLLPDEEEPMTQGWEIKEQLDHVVDAVIDSGDCGTEPTTVIDFSSGEAEIVRKGAGDTARFE
- a CDS encoding sulfite exporter TauE/SafE family protein, which translates into the protein MTPLEGLAVFAAGVGAGGINTAVGSGTLITFPVLLATGLPPVTATVSNALGLIPGNISGAFGYREELRGQRRRILKLGVGSLLGGLTGATLLLALPATAFERIVPVMVGLALVLVAFQPLIGKYLRGRRARTGVPARKEGGPLLFTGMTLASVYGGYFAAAQGIIYVAVMGTLLDESLQRLTAVKNVLVAVVNTAAATFFLFVADFDWTAVALIACGSALGGQFGARIGRRFSPAVLRALIVTVGTVAIVQLLLR
- a CDS encoding NUDIX domain-containing protein, which codes for MTAGIDTPDSRGRTGLDRVGLDLTGNHRVKVRDVKLLSCHWYVERTTTFDFQHADGTWSTQERETHDRGNGATILLYDEDRETVLLTRQFRYPVYVNGHPDGMLVETPGGLLDEDDEHPEVAVRREVIEETGHTVGDVQRVFDVYMSPGSVTERVTFYAASYGPATRTHEGGGLDEEGEDIETVELPFRQALAMIRSGEIADAKTIMLLQWAALEGPFSGKDASAAE
- a CDS encoding fibronectin type III domain-containing protein is translated as MSVPVRIAASTAFVLALVLALSACSATRTTDEGEADSRPATARHPVAGKADAASGVVLRGERTTPTDIDLRWQGGGSGASGHVLEFATEESGPYTVLRYLPPRVTSYRHPDLIPNTTFFYRLRAFRGPASEPVTVTLPKGELTAADENSSHDWLPARRDPERTVPGRPLRSTGAGAPTGFKATVKHANGILFTWTDHASDEAGFLLEARTRTGSAHEPVVVLDPDTNSTGLITLPTEKEASYRVRAFTYGERSNVVRLTTGESTGP